A window of the Brassica napus cultivar Da-Ae chromosome A2, Da-Ae, whole genome shotgun sequence genome harbors these coding sequences:
- the LOC106408427 gene encoding VAN3-binding protein-like, which translates to MDKGKTFGEQWRFSPSFKPPETPLNSMEFLSRAWSASATEVTRAVVASPTFQPPQMRFSEIQSASDVTLLPEDEENGIVSGNTFSFASSETSLMVMERIMAQSPDISSPRTSGRLSHSSFTESPPISPSDIDDFKQFYRISPSFSGHIRGPSAVSGVAGGSKTVGRWLKDRREKKREETRAQNAQLHAAVSVASVAAAVAAIAVATASQSSSGNDEQVAQTDSAVASAATLVAAQCVEAAQIMGADREHLASVVSSAVNVRSAGDIMTLTAAAATALRGAATLKARAFKEVWNIAAVIPVEKGIPKGGESSGGGGGYQGCLTPEDNFLGICSRELLAKGCELLKRTREGDLHWKVVSVYINRTKQVILKMKSKHVAGTITKKKKYVVVELVKGLTAWPGRELLEGGEDLRYFGLKTLEKRVIEFECKSQREYDLWTQGVSMLLSLASDSRH; encoded by the exons atgGATAAAGGTAAAACGTTTGGAGAACAATGGAGGTTCAGTCCATCGTTTAAACCGCCTGAAACGCCGTTAAATTCTATGGAGTTTTTGTCACGCGCGTGGAGCGCTTCCGCAACGGAAGTAACAAGAGCCGTTGTAGCTTCTCCGACTTTTCAACCGCCGCAAATGCGTTTCTCCGAGATCCAGAGCGCTTCTGACGTCACTTTGTTGCCGGAAGATGAAGAAAACGGCATCGTTTCCGGAAACACTTTCTCTTTCGCTTCCTCTGAGACTTCTTTAATGGTCATGGAACGTATCATGGCTCAGTCT CCTGATATTTCATCACCACGGACTTCAGGGAGACTTTCACACAGCTCTTTCACTGAAAGCCCTCCGATTTCTCCCTCTGACATCGACGACTTTAAG CAATTCTACCGTATAAGCCCATCCTTTAGTGGACACATACGTGGTCCATCCGCCGTCTCCGGCGTCGCAGGAGGTTCTAAAACTGTCGGTCGGTGGTTGAAGGACAGGAGGGAGAAGAAAAGAGAGGAGACACGTGCACAAAACGCACAGCTTCACGCGGCAGTATCTGTAGCTTCAGTGGCTGCCGCCGTGGCTGCTATTGCTGTAGCAACTGCCTCTCAGTCGAGTTCTGGAAATGACGAGCAAGTTGCTCAAACTGACTCCGCGGTGGCTTCCGCCGCGACTTTAGTGGCGGCACAATGTGTGGAAGCCGCCCAGATTATGGGAGCCGATCGCGAGCACCTGGCCTCCGTTGTTAGTTCTGCGGTCAACGTTCGTTCCGCCGGAGATATCATGACGTTGACAGCCGCCGCGGCTACAG CGTTGAGAGGAGCTGCAACTCTAAAGGCGAGGGCATTTAAGGAGGTATGGAACATAGCGGCAGTGATTCCGGTGGAGAAGGGGATACCGAAAGGCGGTGAAAGCagcggcggtggtggtggttacCAAGGCTGTTTAACTCCGGAAGACAATTTTCTTGGGATATGTAGTAGAGAATTGCTAGCTAAAGGTTGCGAATTGCTTAAACGCACCCGCGAAG GCGATCTTCATTGGAAAGTTGTTTCGGTATACATAAATAGAACAAAGCag GTAATATTGAAGATGAAAAGTAAACATGTTGCCGGGACcattacaaagaaaaagaagt ATGTGGTGGTGGAACTTGTGAAGGGATTAACTGCGTGGCCTGGCCGTGAATTACTCGAGGGAGGAGAGGATTTGAGGTACTTCGGGCTAAAAACATTAGAGAAAAGAGTGATTGAATTCGAGTGCAAAAGCCAAAGGGAGTATGATCTTTGGACACAAGGCGTTTCCATGCTTCTTTCCCTTGCTTCTGATAGTAGGCATTAA
- the LOC111208654 gene encoding B3 domain-containing protein REM9-like, producing METPREPHFFKPLLPGFQSGVAIPLDFYSKHIQGAEINKPWKLRSDASDQIWKVIREGRTLTKGWKEFTEAHDLRIGDIVIFKHEGDMVFHVTPFGPSCCEIQFTNPHIAKEEADADDAHTFSYDYCFLAEVTPTNQKDDKMFLPVEAMRCGALNQQCKEVKLVNKEGKSWTARFGFSESDGAYYISRGWRKFCRDNRCTNGDLFVFNVVGDGTTTPLLCVCPERKECTELLIKHFSRIDGSIASTSRN from the exons ATGGAAACTCCCCGAGAACCTCATTTCTTCAAGCCTCTTCTTCCTGGTTTTCAAAGTGGCGTCGCAATACCACTTGACTTCTACTCAAAACACATACAAGGGGCTGAGATCAATAAACCATGGAAGCTAAGATCGGACGCTTCGGATCAAATCTGGAAGGTCATCCGAGAAGGCAGGACACTCACGAAAGGTTGGAAAGAGTTCACCGAAGCACATGATCTTCGAATCGGTGACATTGTCATCTTCAAACACGAAGGAGACATGGTCTTTCATGTGACTCCTTTTGGTCCTAGCTGTTGTGAGATTCAGTTTACAAATCCTCACATCGCTAAGGAAGAAGCCGACGCGGATGATGCTCATACTTTCTCATACGACTACTGCTTCTTGGCTGAGGTTACTCCTACAAATCAAAAGGACGACAAAATG TTTCTTCCTGTGGAAGCTATGAGGTGTGGTGCTTTGAACCAACAATGCAAAGAGGTCAAACTTGTCAACAAGGAGGGAAAGTCATGGACTGCGCGCTTCGGATTTAGCGAATCAGACGGTGCATATTACATCAGCAGAGGGTGGAGAAAGTTCTGTCGTGATAACAGATGCACCAACGGAGATTTGTTTGTGTTCAACGTGGTTGGAGACGGGACGACAACTCCATTACTGTGTGTATGTCCGGAAAGGAAGGAGTGTACTGAACTACTGATCAAGCACTTCAGCAGAATCGATG GTAGCATTGCTTCTACCTCACGAAATTAG
- the LOC106409498 gene encoding probable indole-3-pyruvate monooxygenase YUCCA5 isoform X2: protein MENMFRLMGSEDFSDRQRCIWVNGPVIVGAGPSGLATAACLREEGVPFVVLEREECIASLWQKRTYDRLKLHLPKKVCQLPKMPFPENYPDYPTKRQFIDYLESYATRFDISPQFNECVQSARYEKTSGLWRIKTVKSSPSSAVSGSEMEYICRWLVVATGENAERVVPEIDGLTTEFNGEVIHSCEYKSGEKYRGKSVLVVGCGNSGMEVSLDLANHGANPSMVVRSSVHVLPREILGKSTFEISMILMKWLPLWLVDKILLILAWLVLGNLTKNGLKRPKMGPMELKVLTGKTPVLDIGAMEKIKSGQVDIVPGIKRFSRSHVELVDGQILDLDAVVLATGYRSNVPSWLQENDLFSKNGFPKSPFPNAWKGKSGLYAAGFTRKGLAGASADAISIA from the exons ATGGAGAACATGTTTAGGCTCATGGGAAGTGAAGATTTCTCTGACAGACAACGGTGCATTTGGGTTAACGGTCCAGTTATCGTTGGAGCGGGCCCATCGGGGCTAGCCACAGCTGCTTGTCTCCGCGAGGAAGGTGTTCCCTTTGTGGTATTGGAGAGAGAAGAATGCATAGCTTCACTGTGGCAGAAAAGAACCTACGACAGACTCAAACTTCATTTACCCAAGAAAGTTTGTCAATTACCCAAAATGCCCTTCCCAGAAAACTACCCCGATTATCCGACAAAACGGCAGTTCATCGATTACCTTGAGTCCTACGCTACCCGATTCGACATTAGCCCTCAATTCAACGAGTGTGTTCAGTCCGCCCGTTACGAAAAGACCAGTGGTCTCTGGCGTATTAAGACGGTGAAGTCTTCTCCTTCCTCGGCCGTTTCCGGGTCAGAGATGGAATATATCTGCCGGTGGCTAGTGGTGGCGACGGGAGAAAACGCGGAGAGAGTTGTTCCCGAGATAGATGGGCTGACGACGGAGTTCAACGGAGAGGTGATACACTCTTGTGAGTATAAATCTGGGGAGAAATACAGAGGAAAAAGTGTTCTTGTCGTCGGATGTGGAAACTCCGGCATGGAAGTTTCTCTTGATCTCGCAAATCACGGTGCTAACCCCTCCATGGTTGTTCGTAGCTCG GTTCATGTCTTACCTAGGGAGATTCTAGGCAAATCGACTTTCGAAATCTCAATGATACTGATGAAGTGGCTACCTCTATGGCTAGTGGACAAGATTCTGTTGATCCTCGCATGGCTGGTTTTGGGAAACTTGACAAAGAATGGGCTAAAGAGGCCCAAAATGGGTCCAATGGAGCTCAAGGTCCTCACAGGGAAGACTCCAGTGCTTGATATCGGAGCTATGGAGAAAATAAAATCCGGCCAGGTAGATATCGTCCCTGGAATCAAAAGGTTCTCTCGTAGCCACGTGGAGCTCGTTGATGGTCAGATATTAGATCTTGACGCTGTTGTTCTAGCCACGGGATACCGCAGTAACGTTCCTTCTTGGCTTCAG GAAAATGACCTATTTTCCAAGAACGGGTTTCCTAAATCGCCGTTTCCAAACGCATGGAAAGGTAAATCGGGACTTTACGCGGCTGGATTCACGAGGAAAGGATTGGCCGGAGCATCAGCAGACGCTATTAGCATCGCTTAA
- the LOC106409498 gene encoding probable indole-3-pyruvate monooxygenase YUCCA5 isoform X1 yields MENMFRLMGSEDFSDRQRCIWVNGPVIVGAGPSGLATAACLREEGVPFVVLEREECIASLWQKRTYDRLKLHLPKKVCQLPKMPFPENYPDYPTKRQFIDYLESYATRFDISPQFNECVQSARYEKTSGLWRIKTVKSSPSSAVSGSEMEYICRWLVVATGENAERVVPEIDGLTTEFNGEVIHSCEYKSGEKYRGKSVLVVGCGNSGMEVSLDLANHGANPSMVVRSSVHVLPREILGKSTFEISMILMKWLPLWLVDKILLILAWLVLGNLTKNGLKRPKMGPMELKVLTGKTPVLDIGAMEKIKSGQVDIVPGIKRFSRSHVELVDGQILDLDAVVLATGYRSNVPSWLQVRNKTKQLQSNSFGSLLHNKSTESILFVLQENDLFSKNGFPKSPFPNAWKGKSGLYAAGFTRKGLAGASADAISIA; encoded by the exons ATGGAGAACATGTTTAGGCTCATGGGAAGTGAAGATTTCTCTGACAGACAACGGTGCATTTGGGTTAACGGTCCAGTTATCGTTGGAGCGGGCCCATCGGGGCTAGCCACAGCTGCTTGTCTCCGCGAGGAAGGTGTTCCCTTTGTGGTATTGGAGAGAGAAGAATGCATAGCTTCACTGTGGCAGAAAAGAACCTACGACAGACTCAAACTTCATTTACCCAAGAAAGTTTGTCAATTACCCAAAATGCCCTTCCCAGAAAACTACCCCGATTATCCGACAAAACGGCAGTTCATCGATTACCTTGAGTCCTACGCTACCCGATTCGACATTAGCCCTCAATTCAACGAGTGTGTTCAGTCCGCCCGTTACGAAAAGACCAGTGGTCTCTGGCGTATTAAGACGGTGAAGTCTTCTCCTTCCTCGGCCGTTTCCGGGTCAGAGATGGAATATATCTGCCGGTGGCTAGTGGTGGCGACGGGAGAAAACGCGGAGAGAGTTGTTCCCGAGATAGATGGGCTGACGACGGAGTTCAACGGAGAGGTGATACACTCTTGTGAGTATAAATCTGGGGAGAAATACAGAGGAAAAAGTGTTCTTGTCGTCGGATGTGGAAACTCCGGCATGGAAGTTTCTCTTGATCTCGCAAATCACGGTGCTAACCCCTCCATGGTTGTTCGTAGCTCG GTTCATGTCTTACCTAGGGAGATTCTAGGCAAATCGACTTTCGAAATCTCAATGATACTGATGAAGTGGCTACCTCTATGGCTAGTGGACAAGATTCTGTTGATCCTCGCATGGCTGGTTTTGGGAAACTTGACAAAGAATGGGCTAAAGAGGCCCAAAATGGGTCCAATGGAGCTCAAGGTCCTCACAGGGAAGACTCCAGTGCTTGATATCGGAGCTATGGAGAAAATAAAATCCGGCCAGGTAGATATCGTCCCTGGAATCAAAAGGTTCTCTCGTAGCCACGTGGAGCTCGTTGATGGTCAGATATTAGATCTTGACGCTGTTGTTCTAGCCACGGGATACCGCAGTAACGTTCCTTCTTGGCTTCAGgtgagaaacaaaacaaaacaacttCAATCTAATAGTTTCGGTAGTTTATTGCATAACAAGTCAACTGAATCTATTCTTTTTGTCCTTCAGGAAAATGACCTATTTTCCAAGAACGGGTTTCCTAAATCGCCGTTTCCAAACGCATGGAAAGGTAAATCGGGACTTTACGCGGCTGGATTCACGAGGAAAGGATTGGCCGGAGCATCAGCAGACGCTATTAGCATCGCTTAA
- the LOC106407222 gene encoding uncharacterized protein LOC106407222 has protein sequence MISAREREIGMFGCKCLCWNNLTEFPSLKQPQTFSLPASLPHWPSGQGFASGRINLGDLEVAEITSFELIWRYVSPRDKNKSVSFYRPDNLPDSFHCLGHYCQPDSHLLRGFVLVAKDIVKSALAKPLDYTLVWSSNDLSEDEPKSEGCGYFWLPKPPRGYKPVGFLVTTSPTKPDLDQVRCVRADLTDKCEAHRVIITALSDSLRVPLFIWKTRPSDRGMWGKGVSAGTFFCRTPLMISTEEMEEEEEDRLCNNIACLKNLDSSLHAMPNLDQIHALVQHYGPRVFFHPDEVYLPSSVSWFFKNGAVLCSADNQEPVDENGSNLPHGGANDKQFWIDLPNNDEQRNKFLKRGDLESAKLYVHVKPAFGGTFTDLVFWIFCPFNGPATLKLGLMNLSLAKTGQHVCDWEHFTLRISNFSGELHAVYFSQHSGGEWVEAQDLEFVDGSNKAVVYSSKHGHASFARSGMYLQGSDLLGIGIRNDTARSDLFVDSCSKYEVVAAEYLGGAVVEPPWLGYMREWGPKIVYGSRTEIERLNERLPWRLRCWVDAVLRKLPVELSGEEGPTGPKEKNNWFGDERW, from the exons ATGATCtcagcgagagagagagagataggaatGTTTGGGTGCAAGTGTCTCTGTTGGAACAATCTCACAGAATTTCCGTCATTGAAGCAACCCCAAACCTTCTCCCTCCCTGCTTCTCTTCCCCACTGGCCTTCTG GTCAAGGCTTTGCTTCAGGAAGAATCAATCTTGGAGACTTAGAAGTAGCCGAGATCACATCATTTGAATTGATATGGCGATACGTCTCTCCTCGAGACAAGAACAAGTCTGTCTCGTTCTACAGACCCGACAACTTACCCGACAGTTTCCACTGTTTAGGACACTACTGTCAGCCTGATTCCCACCTCTTGAGAGGTTTTGTTCTTGTAGCTAAAGACATCGTCAAGTCTGCACTTGCAAAGCCACTTGATTATACATTGGTCTGGAGCTCAAACGACTTATCAGAAGACGAACCTAAAAGCGAGGGCTGCGGTTACTTCTGGTTACCGAAGCCTCCTCGAGGGTATAAACCGGTCGGATTCTTGGTTACAACGAGTCCCACGAAACCTGATTTGGATCAAGTTAGATGTGTTCGAGCTGATCTAACCGATAAATGTGAAGCACATAGAGTTATTATCACTGCTTTATCGGATTCTTTAAGAGTTCCTTTGTTTATATGGAAAACGAGACCTTCAGACCGCGGAATGTGGGGAAAAGGAGTCTCTGCAGGTACATTCTTTTGTAGAACTCCGTTGATGATCTCCACCGAGgagatggaagaagaagaagaagatcgtcTCTGTAACAACATCGCTTGTTTGAAAAACCTTGATTCGAGTTTACACGCAATGCCAAACTTAGACCAGATCCATGCTTTGGTTCAACACTATGGTCCCAGAGTCTTCTTCCACCCTGATGAAGTCTATTTACCTTCGTCAGTCTCTTGGTTCTTCAAGAACGGTGCCGTTTTGTGCAGCGCTGATAACCAAGAACCTGTTGATGAAAACGGCTCCAACTTGCCTCATGGTGGAGCCAATGATAAACAGTTTTGGATTGATTTGCCGAATAATGatgaacagagaaacaagtttCTGAAGCGAGGAGATCTAGAATCCGCCAAGCTCTACGTTCACGTTAAGCCAGCGTTTGGAGGAACGTTTACTGATCTTGTGTTTTGGATTTTCTGTCCTTTTAACGGACCAGCGACTCTAAAACTCGGCCTCATGAACCTCTCATTGGCCAAAACCGGTCAACACGTTTGTGACTGGGAGCATTTCACTCTCCGGATCAGCAACTTCTCCGGCGAGCTTCACGCTGTTTACTTCTCTCAGCATAGCGGGGGAGAGTGGGTCGAAGCTCAAGATCTGGAGTTCGTGGACGGAAGCAATAAAGCTGTGGTTTACTCGTCCAAGCATGGTCACGCCAGCTTTGCCAGGTCCGGGATGTATTTACAGGGGTCAGATTTGCTTGGGATTGGGATAAGGAACGATACAGCGAGAAGCGATTTGTTTGTGGATTCGTGTTCCAAGTATGAGGTTGTTGCGGCGGAGTATCTCGGAGGGGCGGTGGTGGAGCCGCCGTGGCTTGGTTATATGAGAGAGTGGGGACCGAAGATTGTGTATGGATCGAGAACGGAGATTGAGAGGTTGAATGAGAGATTACCATGGAGGCTGAGGTGTTGGGTTGATGCAGTGTTGAGGAAGCTTCCGGTGGAGTTATCAGGCGAAGAAGGACCAACGGGACCCAAGGAGAAGAATAATTGGTTTGGTGATGAGAGATGGTGA